The Poecilia reticulata strain Guanapo unplaced genomic scaffold, Guppy_female_1.0+MT scaffold_1583, whole genome shotgun sequence sequence CCTCACTAACACTGTATTtggtggaagctaatgctaaaacgcTACACTAACAGGGttctcagtgaaacatttaGTTAGCAGAAGCGCTAAAGCTGAAAGCAAAAACTAGCTCTGctgttagcacattagcatGTTCACCACTGTGGACTAAAGTCATTTTGGTGCTGATTTTCTGTCCTTTGGGTCATTTTCCAGCTCTGGACCCAGAAATACACGCCACTGTTTATAAATGTTACTTCATATTTATGGTTCCTAAactataaatgtatattttataattGGATATTAAAGGTCTCGTGTTTTTCCTGGtcatattttaatgatttaaatgattttctatAGAGACACTTCTAGAGGCTGTAAAGATCGACCTGAACAGACGTCGTCATGTTTTTCATCGTTTCCTGataataactaaaatatttcatcagaaGCTCAATCTGACCTGCTGCCTTCATCACAGGAATCTGAGCTCCACCCGTCTGTCATGGAGGAATGTCTCcacccgacacacacacacacacacacacacacacacacacacacacacacctcagtgcagaggaattcagtgtttcccaacctcCTCCAGAAATTATTGCTGCAATCTGTGTTTCCCTGTAAGAATCTGAGGCGGGGAGACATGGAGCATGACGCTGAGggtcggatcagaaccagaactcctGTTGCTGTTCAGAACCGAGCTGCAGCTGGGCCCGGTTCTGGAGGCCGAACAACAAAGAGACTCATTGATCTGGATTCCTCAGATCCAACCGGGTCACGGGTCAGCAGTGACTGACGGTTCCAGGCGTGTTGAGATGCAAAGTTAAACATTTGGAGCTGAAATCAGTTTATTCCTCGTCTCCCCGTTCGTTTAATCTGACAGATTGATGAACTTTGCTCAGATTCTGCAGAATCCCGTCGTCATGGCGTCCAGAACCAGATGGGACGCGGTGAAGGGGCGAGTAACCAGAGGTCCTGATGACGACCCGGACGGGTCGCTGGAGGCCAACCTGGAGAACGCCGACCCGGAGCTGTGCATCCGCCTGCTGCAGGTAGGAGCCATCACCATGGCAACGACCTCCTCCAGGCGGCGatgctccagttaacgattaatcgatttctaaattagttgacgattaatTTCAACAAtagattaatcacgattaatcgccTGAGTCTGATGACTGTAATTCATGCCGAGTTTGACTTCCTGAACCCAGGAAGGCTAAGGCTCCATGTAgcttaacgattaatcgattactgaattagttgatgatcatttcaataaatgattaataatgacagaTTGATGGTTTCAATTCCATCAGAATTTGACTTCCTGGTTTGTTTTGGAACCAGACAAGGCTAAGGCTCCATGTAGCTTAACggttaatcgattactgaattagttgatcatttcagtaatcgattaatcgtttcagccgtAGCCCTGATGAGCTCAGCGCTGTGGCGGCGTGTCGCCTGCAGGTTCCCACCGTGGTGAACTACTCCGGTCTGCGGCGGCGCCTGGAGAAGAGCGACGAGTCGTGGATGGTCCAGTTCCTGGAGCTGCAGGGTTTGGACCTGCTGATGGCGGCGCTGGAGCGGCTGTCGGGCCGCGGCTGCGCCCGCATCGCCGACACGCTGCTGCAGCTCACCTGCGTGTCGTGCATCCGCAGCGTCATGAACTCGTCCGCCGGACTCGACTTCATCCTGGACAACGAGGAGGGATACATCCGGACCCTGGCCCAGGGTGGGTGCCGCCGCCCGGTTCCGCCTGCTGCGGGTCCGATACCATCAGGAAGCAGCTCAACCTGttggttgccatgacaacctGCAGCTGCGGCGCTTCAAGAATGCAGCTCTGTAACATTTCTGCCCTCATGAGATCCATGCAGAGGAAACGGGTCGCTTCatctgactggttctggttccagtcctggttccggtcctggttctggtcctggttctgatcccaGTTCCAGTCCCGGTCCTGGTTCCGGTCCTGGTCCCAGTTCcagttctggtcctggtcctggtcctggtcccaGTTCcagttctggtcctggtcctggtcccgGTCCCGGTCCCAGTCCTGGTTCCAGTCCCGGTTccagtcctggtcctggttccggtcccggttctggttccagtcctGGTTCCggtcccggttctggttccggtcctggtcctggttctggttctggtcctggtccgaGTCCTGTTCCTGGTCccagtcctggtcctggttctggttctggtcctggtcccagttccagttccagttcttgtcctggtcctggttccagttctggtcctggttctggtcctggttctggttctggtcctggtccgagtcctggtcctggtcccaGTTcttgtcctggtcctggtcctggttccagtcctggt is a genomic window containing:
- the LOC103461449 gene encoding inverted formin-2-like isoform X1 gives rise to the protein MNFAQILQNPVVMASRTRWDAVKGRVTRGPDDDPDGSLEANLENADPELCIRLLQVPTVVNYSGLRRRLEKSDESWMVQFLELQGLDLLMAALERLSGRGCARIADTLLQLTCVSCIRSVMNSSAGLDFILDNEEGYIRTLAQGGCRRPVPPAAGPIPSGSSSTCWLP
- the LOC103461449 gene encoding inverted formin-2-like isoform X2 encodes the protein MASRTRWDAVKGRVTRGPDDDPDGSLEANLENADPELCIRLLQVPTVVNYSGLRRRLEKSDESWMVQFLELQGLDLLMAALERLSGRGCARIADTLLQLTCVSCIRSVMNSSAGLDFILDNEEGYIRTLAQGGCRRPVPPAAGPIPSGSSSTCWLP